The following are encoded together in the Streptomyces sp. NBC_00341 genome:
- a CDS encoding DsbA family protein: protein MPVSTSRPSPKPSRKPTAKSGKPTARSRKPLVYGAAIVAAAALFGYVSYRATAPDSAGSGSAAVADVTADPEAGVYPELAKLARRDAGDKLAQGRADAPVVLIEYADFKCGYCAKFARDTEPALVKKYVDNGTLRIEWRNFPIFGAESEAAARASWAAGQQGRFWQFHRAAYGEGVKEKGFGKDRLKALAQQAGVADLDRFQADADGAAAAAAVSKDQQQGYGIGATSTPSFLINGRPIAGAQPARTFTQAIEQAAERAKSTGNAGEDANPKGAAK from the coding sequence ATGCCCGTTTCCACGTCCAGGCCGTCCCCGAAGCCGTCCCGAAAGCCGACCGCGAAGTCCGGTAAACCGACCGCCAGGTCCCGTAAGCCGCTCGTCTACGGCGCCGCGATCGTCGCGGCCGCCGCCCTGTTCGGCTACGTCTCCTACCGGGCCACCGCCCCCGACTCCGCGGGCTCCGGCTCCGCCGCGGTCGCTGACGTCACCGCGGACCCGGAGGCCGGCGTCTACCCCGAGCTGGCGAAGCTGGCCCGGCGCGACGCCGGGGACAAGCTGGCGCAGGGCCGGGCGGACGCGCCCGTCGTCCTCATCGAGTACGCCGACTTCAAGTGCGGCTACTGCGCGAAGTTCGCCCGGGACACCGAACCCGCCCTGGTGAAGAAGTACGTCGACAACGGCACCCTGCGCATCGAGTGGCGCAACTTCCCGATCTTCGGCGCCGAGTCCGAGGCCGCGGCGCGCGCCTCCTGGGCCGCCGGGCAGCAGGGCCGCTTCTGGCAGTTCCACCGTGCCGCCTACGGCGAAGGGGTCAAGGAGAAGGGGTTCGGCAAGGACCGGCTGAAGGCGCTCGCCCAGCAGGCCGGGGTGGCCGACCTGGACCGCTTCCAGGCCGACGCGGACGGCGCCGCAGCCGCGGCCGCGGTGAGCAAGGACCAGCAGCAGGGGTACGGGATCGGCGCGACGTCCACCCCCTCGTTCCTGATCAACGGCCGCCCGATCGCCGGGGCGCAGCCGGCCCGGACCTTCACCCAGGCCATCGAGCAGGCGGCGGAAAGGGCGAAGAGCACCGGCAACGCGGGCGAGGACGCGAACCCCAAGGGCGCCGCGAAGTGA
- the hrpA gene encoding ATP-dependent RNA helicase HrpA, producing MSTSFADLQSQLGQLSLRDAHRLGRRLEGARRIRKPEAQQGVLDEIAAQATKAAERLALRAGRLPALTYPEQLPVSQKKDEILEAIRDHQVVIVAGETGSGKTTQIPKICMELGRGVRGMIGHTQPRRIAARTVAERIAEELKTPLGEAVGWKVRFTDQVNQDATFVKLMTDGILLAEIQTDSELLAYDTIIIDEAHERSLNIDFLLGYLARLLPKRPDLKVVITSATIDPERFARHFGEAPIVEVSGRTYPVEVRYRPLLEEDSEDSDRDQITAICDAVDELQTEGPGDVLVFLSGEREIRDTADALGKRNLRHTEVLPLYARLSHAEQHRVFQRHTGRRVVLATNVAETSLTVPGIKYVIDPGNARISRYSHRTKVQRLPIERISQASANQRKGRCGRTSDGICIRLYSEDDFVTRPEFTDPEILRTNLASVILQMTAAGLGDIEKFPFIDPPDHRNIRDGVQLLQELGALEQEEKSPGEGKKGQRLTPLGRKLSQLPVDPRLARMVIEAERNGCVREVMVIAAALSIQDPRERPSEKQTQADQQHARFKDETSDFLAFLNLWRYIREQQKERGSSSFRRMCKQEYLNFLRIREWQDIYAQLRTVAKQMGIELNEDDAPEQSVHTSLLAGLLSHIGLKDTEKNEYVGARNAKFAIFPGSALFKKQPRFVMSAELVETSRLWARVNARVEPEWIEPLAQHLLKRTYSEPHWEKDQAAVMAYERVTLYGVPIVAQRKINFGRIDQEASRDLFIRNALVEGDWRTHHQFFHDNRKLLGEVEELEHRARRRDILVDDETLFDFYDQRIPEHVVSGAHFDSWWKHKRRDEPDALDFERSMLINEKAGDVTKDDYPDSWRQGKLKFRVTYQFEPGADADGVTVHIPLQVLNQVTSDGFDWQIPGLREEVVTELIRSLPKPIRRHYVPAPNYADKFLDRAVPLQEPLPFTLARELQRMVGVPVTADDFDLTRIPDHLKITFRIVDERRRKVAEDKDLEVLRVQLRPKARQALSKAAAATAGPTGESIERSGLTDWTIGALDRVFETRRAGQPVKAYPALVDQEGAAAGTVAVRLFDTEAEQQQAMWRGTRKLILLNIPVNPAKFASDKLTNQQKLALSRNPHGSIQALFDDCATAAADRLIAAHGGPAWDEASFRKLYDKVRADLVDLTVRTVGQVQQVLAAWQACERRLKATGSLVLINNVTDVREHLARLVPPGFVTATGLRRLPDLMRYLVAEDRRLQQMPTNVQRDTARMEKVHEMQDEYAWLLEQLPQGRPVPQEVLDIRWMIEELRVSYFAHALGTAFPVSDKRIVKAIDAAAP from the coding sequence ATGTCTACTTCCTTTGCCGATCTCCAGTCCCAGCTCGGGCAGCTCTCGCTGCGCGACGCCCACCGGCTCGGCCGACGTCTCGAAGGCGCGCGCCGCATTCGTAAGCCAGAGGCCCAGCAGGGCGTGCTGGACGAGATCGCCGCCCAGGCGACCAAGGCGGCGGAGCGGCTCGCGCTGCGGGCCGGGCGGCTGCCTGCCCTCACGTACCCCGAACAGCTGCCCGTCAGCCAGAAGAAGGACGAGATCCTGGAGGCGATACGCGACCACCAGGTCGTGATCGTCGCGGGTGAGACCGGCTCGGGCAAGACCACCCAGATCCCCAAGATCTGCATGGAGCTGGGCCGTGGCGTCCGCGGCATGATCGGGCACACCCAGCCCCGCCGGATCGCCGCCCGCACGGTGGCCGAGCGGATCGCGGAGGAGCTGAAGACGCCGCTGGGCGAGGCGGTCGGCTGGAAGGTCCGGTTCACCGACCAGGTCAACCAGGACGCGACCTTCGTCAAACTGATGACGGACGGCATCCTGCTGGCCGAGATCCAGACGGACAGCGAGCTGCTCGCGTACGACACGATCATCATCGACGAGGCCCACGAGCGGTCGCTGAACATCGACTTCCTGCTCGGCTATCTGGCCCGGCTGCTGCCCAAGCGCCCGGACCTGAAGGTCGTCATCACCTCCGCGACCATCGACCCGGAGCGCTTCGCGCGCCACTTCGGCGAGGCGCCGATCGTGGAGGTCAGCGGGCGTACGTATCCGGTCGAGGTGCGCTATCGACCCCTGCTGGAAGAGGACAGCGAGGACTCCGACCGCGACCAGATCACCGCGATCTGCGACGCCGTCGACGAGCTCCAGACGGAGGGTCCGGGCGACGTCCTGGTCTTCCTCTCCGGCGAGCGGGAGATCCGTGACACGGCGGACGCGCTGGGCAAACGCAACCTCAGACATACCGAGGTGCTCCCTCTCTACGCACGTCTGTCGCACGCCGAGCAGCACCGCGTGTTCCAGCGCCACACCGGCCGCAGGGTCGTCCTCGCGACGAACGTCGCCGAGACCTCGCTGACCGTCCCCGGCATCAAGTACGTGATCGACCCGGGCAACGCCCGTATCTCCCGCTACAGCCACCGCACCAAGGTCCAGCGGCTGCCCATCGAGCGGATCTCGCAGGCCAGCGCCAACCAGCGCAAGGGCCGCTGCGGCCGTACGTCCGACGGCATCTGCATCCGGCTGTACTCCGAGGACGACTTCGTGACCCGGCCGGAGTTCACCGACCCGGAGATCCTGCGGACGAACCTGGCCTCCGTCATCCTCCAGATGACCGCGGCCGGACTGGGCGACATCGAGAAGTTCCCCTTCATCGACCCGCCGGACCACCGCAACATCCGCGACGGCGTGCAGCTCCTGCAGGAGCTGGGCGCGCTGGAGCAGGAGGAGAAGTCCCCCGGGGAGGGGAAGAAGGGGCAGCGGCTCACCCCGCTGGGGCGCAAGCTCTCCCAGCTGCCGGTGGACCCGCGCCTCGCCCGGATGGTCATCGAGGCCGAGCGCAACGGCTGTGTCCGCGAGGTCATGGTCATCGCCGCCGCGCTCTCCATCCAGGACCCGCGCGAGCGGCCGTCGGAGAAGCAGACGCAGGCCGATCAGCAGCACGCCCGGTTCAAGGACGAGACGTCGGACTTCCTCGCGTTCCTGAACCTGTGGCGCTACATCCGCGAGCAGCAGAAGGAGCGCGGCTCCTCCAGCTTTCGCCGGATGTGCAAACAGGAGTACCTGAACTTCCTGCGCATCCGTGAATGGCAGGACATCTACGCCCAGCTGCGGACGGTCGCCAAGCAGATGGGCATCGAGCTGAATGAGGACGATGCTCCCGAGCAGTCGGTGCACACCTCGCTGCTGGCCGGTCTGCTGTCGCACATCGGGCTGAAGGACACCGAGAAGAACGAGTACGTCGGGGCCCGCAACGCCAAGTTCGCGATCTTCCCCGGCTCCGCGCTCTTCAAGAAGCAGCCCCGGTTCGTGATGTCGGCGGAGCTGGTGGAGACGTCCCGGCTGTGGGCGCGGGTCAATGCCCGGGTCGAGCCCGAGTGGATCGAGCCGCTGGCCCAGCACCTGCTGAAGCGCACCTACAGCGAGCCGCACTGGGAGAAGGACCAGGCCGCGGTGATGGCGTACGAGCGGGTCACGCTCTACGGCGTACCGATCGTGGCCCAGCGCAAGATCAATTTCGGCCGTATCGACCAGGAGGCCTCGCGGGACCTGTTCATCCGCAACGCCCTGGTCGAGGGCGACTGGCGCACGCATCACCAGTTCTTCCACGACAACCGCAAGCTCCTGGGCGAGGTCGAGGAGCTTGAGCACCGGGCCCGGCGCCGCGACATCCTCGTGGACGACGAGACGCTGTTCGACTTCTACGACCAGCGGATCCCGGAGCACGTCGTCTCGGGTGCGCACTTCGACTCCTGGTGGAAGCACAAGCGCCGGGACGAGCCGGACGCGCTGGACTTCGAGCGCTCGATGCTCATCAACGAGAAGGCCGGGGACGTCACCAAGGACGACTACCCGGACTCCTGGCGGCAGGGGAAGCTCAAGTTCCGGGTGACGTACCAGTTCGAGCCCGGCGCGGACGCCGACGGCGTGACCGTCCACATCCCGCTCCAGGTGCTCAACCAGGTCACCTCCGACGGCTTCGACTGGCAGATCCCCGGGCTGCGCGAGGAAGTGGTCACCGAGCTGATCCGCTCGCTGCCCAAGCCGATCCGCCGGCACTACGTCCCCGCCCCGAACTACGCGGACAAGTTCCTGGACCGGGCCGTTCCGCTCCAGGAGCCGCTGCCGTTCACGCTGGCCCGCGAGCTCCAGCGGATGGTCGGCGTCCCGGTCACGGCCGACGACTTCGACCTGACCCGGATCCCGGACCACCTGAAGATCACCTTCCGGATCGTCGACGAACGGCGCCGCAAGGTCGCGGAGGACAAGGACCTGGAGGTGCTGCGCGTCCAGCTGCGCCCCAAGGCCCGCCAAGCGCTCTCCAAGGCCGCCGCGGCGACCGCCGGCCCCACCGGTGAGTCCATCGAGCGCTCGGGCCTCACCGACTGGACGATCGGCGCGCTGGACCGGGTCTTCGAGACGCGGCGGGCGGGCCAGCCGGTCAAGGCGTACCCGGCGCTCGTCGACCAGGAGGGAGCCGCGGCGGGCACAGTCGCCGTACGGCTCTTCGACACCGAGGCCGAGCAGCAACAGGCGATGTGGCGCGGCACCCGGAAGCTGATCCTGCTGAACATCCCGGTGAACCCGGCGAAGTTCGCGTCGGACAAGCTGACCAACCAGCAGAAGCTGGCCCTGTCCCGCAACCCGCACGGCTCCATCCAGGCGCTCTTCGACGACTGCGCGACCGCCGCCGCGGACCGGCTGATCGCCGCGCACGGAGGGCCCGCCTGGGACGAGGCGTCGTTCCGGAAGCTGTACGACAAGGTGCGCGCCGACCTGGTGGACCTGACCGTCCGCACGGTCGGCCAGGTGCAGCAGGTCCTGGCGGCCTGGCAGGCGTGCGAGCGCCGGCTGAAGGCGACCGGCAGCCTGGTCCTGATCAACAACGTCACCGACGTACGGGAGCACCTCGCCCGTCTCGTCCCGCCCGGGTTCGTCACCGCGACCGGGCTGCGCAGGCTGCCCGATCTGATGCGCTACCTGGTCGCGGAGGACCGCCGGCTCCAGCAGATGCCGACCAACGTCCAGCGCGACACCGCGCGCATGGAGAAGGTCCACGAGATGCAGGACGAGTACGCCTGGCTGCTCGAACAGCTGCCGCAGGGCAGGCCTGTTCCGCAGGAGGTCCTGGACATCCGCTGGATGATCGAGGAGCTGCGCGTGAGCTATTTCGCGCACGCGCTGGGCACCGCGTTCCCCGTCTCCGACAAGCGGATCGTGAAGGCGATCGACGCCGCGGCCCCGTAG
- a CDS encoding metallophosphoesterase, with protein sequence MARDPFRAAAARVRHRLRPRPRTGRRVRGSGALAVPSRPLGRALGLVTVVLFGAWLGLLAVGSVRTTVGPMDTTMTLRPSLTGGTKINVSPLGALELDSHHAPVRLDVDVDRLDPVRSEALVQHPERLSGLEEEVTGDVGAGTRELALRSCVAVVSGATALGLAVYRRPRRALAAGGLALALLAASGVSAYATWNPKSVLEPKFSGLLSSAPSVVGDARSIVTDFDVYQQELARLVTNVTKLYDATSTLPVYSPDPATLRVLHVSDIHLNPAAWHIIGSLVEQYDIDLIIDSGDTMDHGAAVENNFLDPISDLGAPYVWVRGNHDSATTQKYLRDAKRFKNVHVLDDGRAVNVGGLRVAGIGDPEFTPDRTGPEQAEDVERTAGLRLAAALREQQRAGTPVDIAVTHEPAAARETDGTVPLVLAGHVHHRQNEVMELGTRLKVEGSTGGGGLRAVQNKKPEQVLASVLYLDRSTRRLQAWDEITLGGLGLTTAEVSRHLPEDNRPGATPSPIRFG encoded by the coding sequence ATGGCCCGCGACCCGTTCCGTGCCGCAGCAGCCCGTGTCCGGCACCGCCTACGCCCCCGGCCGCGCACCGGCCGCCGCGTCCGTGGCTCCGGTGCGCTCGCCGTCCCGTCGCGCCCGCTCGGCCGCGCGCTGGGCCTGGTCACCGTCGTGCTCTTCGGCGCCTGGCTCGGGCTGCTGGCCGTCGGCAGTGTCCGTACGACCGTCGGCCCGATGGACACGACGATGACCCTGCGCCCCTCGCTCACCGGCGGCACCAAGATCAACGTGTCACCGCTCGGCGCCCTGGAACTGGATTCGCACCACGCCCCGGTCCGGCTCGACGTCGATGTCGACCGCCTCGACCCGGTCCGCTCCGAGGCCCTCGTCCAGCACCCCGAACGGCTGTCCGGGCTGGAGGAGGAGGTCACCGGCGACGTCGGCGCCGGCACCCGCGAGCTCGCCCTGCGCTCCTGCGTCGCGGTCGTCTCCGGGGCCACCGCGCTGGGCCTCGCCGTCTACCGCAGGCCCCGCCGCGCCCTCGCGGCCGGCGGGCTCGCCCTCGCGCTGCTGGCCGCCTCGGGCGTCAGCGCGTACGCCACCTGGAACCCGAAGTCGGTCCTGGAGCCCAAATTCTCCGGACTGCTCTCCAGCGCCCCCTCCGTGGTGGGGGACGCCCGCTCGATCGTCACCGACTTCGACGTCTACCAGCAGGAGCTGGCCCGGCTGGTCACCAACGTCACCAAGCTGTACGACGCCACCTCGACGCTCCCCGTCTACAGCCCGGACCCCGCCACGCTGCGCGTCCTGCACGTCTCCGACATCCATCTGAACCCGGCGGCCTGGCACATCATCGGCTCGCTCGTCGAGCAGTACGACATCGACCTGATCATCGATTCGGGCGACACGATGGACCACGGCGCCGCCGTCGAGAACAACTTCCTGGACCCGATCAGCGATCTGGGCGCCCCCTACGTCTGGGTCCGGGGGAACCACGACTCCGCGACCACGCAGAAGTACCTGCGCGACGCCAAGCGGTTCAAGAACGTGCACGTGCTGGACGACGGCCGGGCGGTGAACGTCGGCGGGCTGCGGGTGGCCGGCATCGGGGACCCGGAGTTCACCCCGGACCGCACCGGGCCGGAACAGGCCGAGGACGTCGAGCGGACGGCGGGCCTGCGGCTGGCGGCCGCCCTGCGCGAGCAGCAGCGGGCCGGCACCCCGGTCGACATCGCCGTCACCCATGAGCCGGCGGCGGCCCGGGAGACGGACGGCACGGTCCCGCTCGTGCTGGCCGGTCATGTGCACCACCGGCAGAACGAGGTGATGGAGCTCGGCACCCGGCTGAAGGTGGAGGGCTCCACGGGCGGCGGCGGGCTGCGCGCCGTACAGAACAAGAAGCCGGAGCAGGTGCTCGCGTCGGTGCTCTATCTGGACCGCTCCACCCGGCGCCTGCAGGCCTGGGACGAGATCACCCTGGGCGGTCTCGGCCTGACGACGGCCGAGGTCAGCCGCCATCTGCCGGAGGACAACCGGCCCGGCGCGACGCCCTCCCCTATTCGGTTTGGCTGA
- a CDS encoding metallopeptidase family protein has translation MLEMTREEFEELVGEALDRIPPELTRLMDNVAVFVEDEPEGDDPDLLGLYEGTPLTERGEWYAGVLPDRITIYRGPTLRMCESRERVVAETEITVVHEIAHHFGIDDERLHALGYG, from the coding sequence GTGCTGGAGATGACGCGGGAAGAGTTCGAGGAACTGGTGGGCGAGGCCCTGGACCGGATCCCGCCGGAGCTGACCCGGCTGATGGACAACGTCGCGGTATTCGTCGAGGACGAACCGGAGGGCGATGATCCGGATCTGCTCGGACTCTACGAGGGCACGCCGCTGACCGAGCGCGGTGAGTGGTACGCGGGCGTGCTGCCGGACCGGATCACCATCTACCGGGGGCCGACGCTGCGGATGTGCGAGTCCCGCGAGCGCGTGGTGGCGGAGACGGAGATCACCGTCGTGCACGAGATCGCCCACCACTTCGGCATCGACGACGAGAGGCTGCACGCGCTCGGTTACGGCTGA
- a CDS encoding cytochrome c biogenesis CcdA family protein, with protein sequence MTAGIGYFAALLGGLLALLSPCSALLLPAFFAYSINSTSRLLARTGIFYAGLATTLVPLGAAGSYAGRLFYGHRDALVLGAGWLIIVLGAAQIVGLGFASRRIAALSGRIRPTTAVSVYALGAVYGLAGFCAGPILGSVLTVAAVSGSPAYGGLLLAVYALGMAVPLFLLALVWERFELGRRAWLRGRVLRIGRFELHTTSLLSGLFFIGLGAMFLVYDGTTALPGLLDVDQSFAVEQWAQGVGEQVPDGVLLGAVVAVVLLVLAVRAVRRRAAAAAAAAAAADAAASADAAADEANTADREGV encoded by the coding sequence GTGACCGCCGGGATCGGCTACTTCGCCGCGCTCCTCGGCGGGCTGCTGGCGCTGCTCAGCCCGTGCAGCGCACTGCTGCTCCCCGCCTTCTTCGCGTACTCCATCAACTCCACCTCGCGGCTGCTCGCCCGCACCGGGATCTTCTACGCGGGGCTGGCCACCACCCTGGTCCCGCTGGGCGCGGCGGGTTCGTACGCCGGACGGCTCTTCTACGGCCACCGCGACGCCCTCGTCCTCGGCGCGGGCTGGCTGATCATCGTCCTCGGCGCCGCCCAGATCGTCGGGCTCGGCTTCGCCTCGCGGCGGATCGCCGCGCTCAGCGGCCGGATCCGGCCCACGACCGCCGTATCGGTCTACGCGCTCGGCGCGGTCTACGGACTGGCCGGCTTCTGCGCGGGGCCGATCCTCGGGAGCGTGCTCACCGTGGCCGCCGTCAGCGGCAGCCCGGCGTACGGCGGACTGCTGCTCGCCGTCTACGCCCTGGGCATGGCGGTGCCGCTCTTCCTGCTGGCGCTGGTCTGGGAACGGTTCGAGCTGGGCCGCCGGGCCTGGCTGAGGGGGCGCGTCCTGCGGATCGGCCGCTTCGAGCTGCACACGACGTCGCTGCTGTCGGGGCTCTTCTTCATCGGGCTCGGCGCCATGTTCCTGGTGTACGACGGGACGACCGCGCTCCCCGGACTGCTGGACGTGGACCAGTCGTTCGCCGTGGAGCAGTGGGCCCAGGGCGTCGGCGAGCAGGTGCCGGACGGGGTGCTGCTGGGCGCGGTGGTGGCCGTGGTCCTGCTGGTGCTCGCGGTACGGGCTGTGCGCCGCCGGGCCGCTGCCGCTGCCGCTGCCGCTGCCGCTGCTGATGCCGCTGCCAGTGCCGATGCCGCTGCGGACGAGGCGAACACCGCCGACCGGGAGGGTGTCTGA
- a CDS encoding DEAD/DEAH box helicase, producing the protein MSISSSDHTVLPENIENDELVEAAEAVVAESAVSIEDYLKAPQTEQAEVAEQAEVKAPQAETKAAEAETKAPEAEQTGTEAPLAEQADADSAADEADAEPTITFAELGLPDGIVRKLAQNGVTAPFPIQAATIPDALAGKDILGRGRTGSGKTLSFGLPTLASLAGGHTEKKKPRAIILTPTRELAMQVADALQPYGDVLGLKMKVVCGGTSMGNQIYALERGVDVLVATPGRLRDIINRGACSLENVQVAVLDEADQMSDLGFLPEVTELLDQIPGGGQRMLFSATMENEIGTLVKRYLSNPVTHEVDSAQGNVSTMSHHVLVVKPKDKAPVTSAIAARKGRTIIFVRTQLGADRIAEQLVEAGVKADALHGGMTQGARTRVLEDFKKGYVNALVATDVAARGIHVDGIDLVLNVDPAGDHKDYLHRSGRTARAGKSGVVVSLALPHQRRQIFRLMEDAGVDASRHIVQGAGVFEPEVAEITGARSLTEVQADSANNAAKQAEREAADLTKQLERIQRRAVELREEADRLVARAARERGDDPEAAVAEVAAEAEAALLAAASVPEQQAAREERRDDRGNFERRDNRGGDRGGYRGGNDRTGERSGRPAGSNGYRGSSDRPSFRGSNDRREDRPVGGGFRSGGGDRRDDRGGRSFERRDNDRPTGGFNRDRRDERPSGGFRSGGGDRRDDRGGRPFERRDNDRPAGGGFSRDNDRPAFNRDRRDERPSGGFRSGGGDRPFNRDRRDDRPSGGFRSGGNDRPTGRRDDHRSTGTGTSTGSFGRRDDKPRWKRNG; encoded by the coding sequence ATGTCAATTTCCAGTTCTGACCACACCGTGCTGCCCGAGAACATCGAGAACGACGAGCTCGTCGAGGCGGCTGAGGCCGTAGTCGCAGAGTCCGCCGTCTCCATCGAGGACTACCTCAAGGCCCCTCAGACCGAGCAGGCCGAGGTCGCCGAGCAGGCCGAGGTCAAGGCTCCGCAGGCCGAGACCAAGGCTGCCGAGGCCGAGACGAAGGCTCCCGAGGCCGAGCAGACCGGCACCGAGGCCCCCCTGGCCGAGCAGGCGGACGCCGACTCCGCCGCCGACGAGGCGGACGCCGAGCCGACCATCACTTTCGCGGAGCTGGGCCTGCCGGACGGAATCGTCCGCAAGCTCGCGCAGAACGGTGTGACCGCGCCCTTCCCGATCCAGGCAGCGACCATCCCGGACGCCCTGGCCGGAAAGGACATCCTCGGCCGAGGCCGTACCGGCTCCGGCAAGACCCTCTCCTTCGGTCTGCCGACGCTGGCCTCGCTGGCCGGTGGGCACACCGAGAAGAAGAAGCCCCGCGCGATCATCCTCACCCCGACGCGTGAGCTCGCGATGCAGGTCGCGGACGCGCTTCAGCCGTACGGCGACGTCCTCGGCCTGAAGATGAAGGTCGTCTGCGGCGGTACGTCGATGGGCAACCAGATCTACGCGCTGGAGCGCGGTGTCGACGTCCTCGTCGCCACCCCGGGCCGGCTGCGCGACATCATCAACCGGGGTGCCTGCTCCCTGGAGAACGTCCAGGTCGCCGTCCTCGACGAGGCCGACCAGATGTCCGACCTGGGCTTCCTGCCCGAGGTCACCGAGCTGCTCGACCAGATCCCCGGTGGCGGCCAGCGGATGCTCTTCTCCGCCACCATGGAGAACGAGATCGGCACCCTGGTCAAGCGCTACCTGAGCAACCCGGTCACCCACGAGGTCGACTCCGCCCAGGGCAACGTCTCGACCATGTCGCACCACGTCCTCGTCGTGAAGCCGAAGGACAAGGCGCCGGTCACCTCCGCCATCGCCGCCCGCAAGGGCCGCACCATCATCTTCGTCCGCACCCAGCTGGGCGCCGACCGCATCGCGGAGCAGCTCGTCGAGGCGGGCGTCAAGGCGGACGCGCTGCACGGCGGCATGACCCAGGGTGCCCGTACCCGCGTTCTTGAGGACTTCAAGAAGGGCTACGTCAACGCGCTGGTCGCGACCGACGTCGCCGCCCGCGGTATCCACGTCGACGGCATCGACCTGGTCCTGAACGTGGACCCGGCCGGTGACCACAAGGACTACCTGCACCGCTCGGGCCGTACCGCCCGTGCCGGCAAGTCCGGTGTCGTCGTCTCGCTGGCGCTGCCGCACCAGCGCCGTCAGATCTTCCGCCTGATGGAGGACGCGGGCGTCGACGCCTCGCGCCACATCGTGCAGGGCGCGGGCGTCTTCGAGCCGGAGGTCGCCGAGATCACCGGTGCCCGTTCGCTCACCGAGGTCCAGGCCGACTCCGCGAACAACGCCGCCAAGCAGGCCGAGCGCGAGGCCGCCGACCTGACGAAGCAGCTGGAGCGCATCCAGCGCCGCGCCGTCGAGCTGCGCGAGGAGGCCGACCGCCTGGTCGCCCGTGCCGCCCGCGAGCGGGGCGACGACCCCGAGGCAGCGGTGGCCGAGGTCGCCGCGGAGGCGGAGGCCGCACTGCTGGCCGCCGCTTCCGTGCCGGAGCAGCAGGCCGCGCGCGAGGAGCGTCGCGACGACCGCGGCAACTTCGAGCGCCGGGACAACCGCGGCGGCGACCGTGGTGGCTACCGCGGTGGCAACGACCGCACCGGCGAGCGCAGTGGCCGTCCCGCCGGCAGCAACGGCTACCGCGGCAGCAGCGACCGTCCGTCCTTCCGCGGCAGCAACGACCGTCGCGAGGACCGTCCCGTCGGTGGCGGTTTCCGCTCCGGTGGCGGCGACCGTCGTGACGACCGTGGCGGCCGTTCTTTCGAACGTCGTGACAACGACCGCCCGACCGGCGGCTTCAACCGTGACCGTCGTGACGAGCGTCCCTCGGGCGGTTTCCGCTCCGGTGGCGGCGACCGTCGTGACGACCGTGGCGGCCGTCCCTTCGAGCGTCGTGACAACGACCGCCCGGCCGGCGGCGGCTTCAGCCGTGACAACGACCGTCCGGCGTTCAACCGCGACCGTCGTGACGAGCGCCCGTCCGGTGGCTTCCGCTCCGGTGGCGGCGACCGCCCGTTCAACCGTGACCGTCGTGACGACCGTCCCTCGGGCGGCTTCCGCTCGGGCGGCAACGACCGTCCGACCGGCCGTCGTGACGACCACCGCTCCACGGGAACCGGCACGAGCACCGGCTCCTTCGGCCGCCGTGACGACAAGCCGCGCTGGAAGCGCAACGGCTGA